One part of the Sciurus carolinensis chromosome 6, mSciCar1.2, whole genome shotgun sequence genome encodes these proteins:
- the LOC124986847 gene encoding protocadherin beta-5-like, whose protein sequence is MEAVLEKSPQKRQVIFLAMLLFLWEADSEAIRYSVPEETESGYSVANLAKDLGLRVGELATRGARIHHKGSKQLLQLDVKTGDLLPQGKLDREVLCGAVEPCILRFQLLLEHPVQLFQVDVQLTDVNDHSPEFLDRELLLRIPESAQLGTVFALKSAQDLDMGSNSVQNYTISPNSNFRVVTHNRGDGRKYPELVLGKALDREEQPELILTLTALDGGVPPRSGTVTVRIEVVDINDNAPEFLQSLYEVQVPENTPINSLVLIVSARDLDAGTYGSVAYSFFERDENSQPFVIDEITGEIRLQRALDFEATQHYNVEIVATDSGGFSGKCTVAIEVADVNDNAPELTMSTLSSSIPENSPETIVAIFSVSDPDSGDNGRMVCSIQNDLPFLLKPTFENFYTLVTEGPLDRESRAQYNITITVTDLGTPRLETEHSITVLVSDVNDNAPAFSQTSYTLSVRENNSPALHIGGVSATDRDSGSNAQLTYSLLPPQDPHLPLASLVSINADNGQLFALRALDFEALQAFEFRVGATDHGSPALSSQALVRVVVLDDNDNSPFVLYPLQNASAPCTELVPRAAEPGYLVTKVVAVDGDSGQNAWLSFQLLKATEPGLFGVWAHNGEVRTARLLSERDAARHRLVVLVKDNGEPPLSASVTLHVLLVDGFSQPYLPLPEVAPDRAQADSLTVYLVIALASVSSLFLFSVLVFVAVRLCRRSRAAPLGVCSVPEGHFPSHLVDVSGTGTLSQSYQYEVCLMGDSGTSDFKFLKPVFPILPPQSTREETP, encoded by the coding sequence ATGGAGGCTGTGCTAGAAAAGTCACCTCAGAAAAGGcaagttatttttcttgctatgtTATTGTTTTTGTGGGAGGCTGACTCTGAGGCAATTAGGTATTCCGTgccagaagaaacagaaagtggTTACTCTGTGGCCAACCTGGCAAAAGATCTGGGGCTCAGGGTGGGGGAGCTGGCCACTCGGGGTGCGCGAATCCATCACAAAGGCAGCAAACAGCTCCTGCAGCTCGATGTAAAGACTGGCGACTTGCTTCCACAGGGAAAACTAGACCGGGAGGTGCTGTGTGGGGCGGTAGAACCCTGTATATTGCGTTTCCAATTGTTACTAGAACACCCGGTGCAGTTGTTTCAAGTTGATGTGCAACTCACAGATGTAAATGACCATTCTCCAGAATTCCTGGACAGGGAACTGCTCCTTAGAATCCCAGAGAGCGCCCAGCTAGGGACTGTGTTTGCTTTGAAATCAGCTCAGGACTTGGACATGGGTAGTAACAGTGTTCAGAACTACACGATCAGCCCCAACTCCAATTTTCGTGTTGTTACTCACAATCGTGGAGATGGCAGAAAATACCCAGAGCTGGTGTTGGGCAAAGCTCTGGACAGGGAGGAACAGCCTGAGCTCATTTTAACCCTCACAGCACTGGATGGTGGAGTGCCACCCAGGTCTGGTACAGTCACAGTACGCATTGAAGTGGTAGACATCAATGATAACGCACCTGAATTTTTACAGTCACTGTATGAAGTACAGGTTCCTGAGAACACTCCCATAAACTCCTTAGTTCTCATTGTCTCTGCTCGAGATTTAGATGCAGGAACATATGGGAGTGTAGCCTACTCTTTCTTCGAAAGGGATGAAAATTCTCAACCATTTGTAATAGACGAAATAACAGGAGAAATTCGTCTGCAAAGGGCATTGGATTTTGAGGCAACACAACATTATAACGTGGAAATTGTAGCCACAGACAGTGGGGGCTTTTCAGGAAAATGCACTGTGGCCATAGAAGTGGCGGATGTGAATGACAATGCTCCTGAACTGACCATGTCAACGCTCAGCAGCTCTATCCCAGAAAACTCCCCTGAGACTATAGTTGCCATTTTCAGCGTTTCTGATCCAGACTCTGGGGACAATGGTAGGATGGTTTGCTCCATACAAAACGATCTCCCCTTCCTCTTGAAGCCCACATTTGAGAACTTTTACACCTTGGTGACAGAGGGCCCCCTGGACAGAGAGAGCAGAGCCCAGTACAACATCACCATCACAGTCACCGACTTGGGGACACCCAGGCTGGAAACCGAGCACAGCATAACCGTCCTGGTCTCCGACGTCAACGACAACGCCCCTGCCTTCTCGCAGACGTCCTACACGCTGTCGGTGCGCGAGAACAACAGCCCCGCCCTGCACATAGGCGGCGTCAGCGCCACAGACAGAGACTCAGGCAGCAACGCCCAGCTGACCTACTCGCTGCTGCCGCCCCAGGACCCGCACCTGCCCCTCGCCTCGCTGGTCTCCATCAACGCGGACAACGGGCAGCTGTTCGCGCTGAGGGCGCTGGACTTCGAGGCCCTGCAGGCGTTCGAGTTCCGCGTGGGCGCCACAGACCACGGCTCGCCGGCTCTGAGCAGCCAGGCGCTGGTGCGCGTCGTGGTGCTGGACGACAACGACAACTCGCCCTTCGTGCTCTACCCGCTGCAGAACGCCTCTGCGCCCTGCACCGAGCTGGTGCCCAGGGCGGCAGAGCCGGGCTACCTGGTCACCAAGGTGGTGGCGGTGGACGGAGACTCGGGCCAGAACGCCTGGCTGTCGTTCCAGCTGCTCAAGGCCACGGAGCCCGGGCTGTTTGGCGTGTGGGCGCACAATGGCGAGGTGCGCACCGCCAGGCTGCTGAGCGAGCGCGACGCGGCCAGGCACAGGCTGGTGGTGCTGGTCAAGGACAATGGCGAGCCGCCGCTGTCTGCCAGCGTCACGCTGCACGTGCTGCTGGTGGATGGCTTCTCGCAGCCCTACCTGCCGCTGCCGGAAGTGGCGCCCGATCGCGCGCAGGCCGACTCGCTGACAGTCTACTTGGTCATCGCCTTGGCCTCGGTGTCGTCGCTCTTCCTCTTTTCGGTGCTGGTGTTTGTGGCGGTGAGGCTgtgcaggaggagcagggctgcgCCGCTGGGTGTGTGCTCTGTGCCTGAGGGCCACTTTCCTAGCCACCTGGTGGATGTCAGTGGCACTGGGACCCTGTCCCAGAGCTACCAGTATGAGGTGTGTTTGATGGGAGACTCTGGGACTAGTGACTTCAAGTTCCTGAAGCCAGTATTTCCAATCTTACCTCCTCAGAGCACTAGAGAAGAAACACCGTAA